From the genome of Carcharodon carcharias isolate sCarCar2 chromosome 34, sCarCar2.pri, whole genome shotgun sequence, one region includes:
- the ptgir gene encoding prostacyclin receptor isoform X2, which yields MSVRRMDHIYVSESQVERQGNMSNGCETILTIREDSKPVVSILMFSAGLVGNVLALVLLGVRRKEIRTKSSVFCILVTGLAVTDLMGTCFLSPVVFVSYAQKKSLIGLVGVHTLCDFFSFAMTFFGVASTLILFAMAVERCLAISHPYFYSQHIGRSFAKSALPVIYAFAALFCIMPLAGFGEYRQYCPGTWCFLKMESDNSAVVGFSLLYATLIAFLIVAILLCNGSVIVSLCKMHRNQRTRRGSVLSSQRRRKSWFGQREEEVDHLILLAAMTAIFAICSLPLTHVPKHPTSNEPL from the coding sequence atgAGTGTTCGGAGAATGGATCACATCTATGTCTCCGAGAGCCAGGTTGAAAGACAGGGGAACATGAGCAACGGCTGCGAGACCATCTTGACGATCCGGGAGGACAGCAAACCTGTGGTGAGCATCCTGATGTTCTCGGCTGGGCTGGTGGGCAACGTGCTGGCCCTGGTCCTGCTGGGGGTTCGCAGGAAGGAGATCCGGACCAAATCCTCGGTCTTTTGCATCTTGGTGACGGGGCTGGCTGTCACCGACTTGATGGGCACTTGCTTCCTCAGCCCGGTGGTGTTCGTCTCTTACGCCCAGAAGAAGTCCCTCATCGGCCTGGTGGGCGTCCACACCCTCTGCGACTTTTTCTCCTTCGCCATGACCTTCTTCGGGGTGGCATCAACCCTCATCCTGTTCGCCATGGCCGTGGAGCGCTGCCTTGCCATCAGCCACCCTTACTTCTACTCCCAGCACATCGGCAGAAGCTTTGCCAAGTCTGCCCTGCCGGTCATCTACGCTTTCGCCGCCTTGTTCTGCATCATGCCCTTGGCAGGCTTCGGGGAGTACCGGCAGTACTGCCCGGGCACCTGGTGCTTCCTGAAGATGGAGTCCGACAATTCGGCTGTGGTGGGCTTCTCCCTGCTCTACGCCACCCTCATCGCCTTCCTCATCGTGGCCATCCTCCTGTGCAACGGCTCGGTCATAGTCAGCCTGTGCAAGATGCACCGGAACCAGAGGACCAGGAGGGGCTCCGTCCTCTCTTcccagaggaggaggaagagctgGTTCGGCCAGAGGGAAGAGGAGGTGGACCATCTTATCCTCTTGGCCGCCATGACCGCTATATTCGCCATCTGCTCCCTGCCATTGACG